TAGATATTATAAAGTAAGAAGGGTTCGTTTACCTCTTAATATATTGCATAATAGTCATGACTGAGTATAcgaaaggaaaataaatccaCGATATATAGCGCTGTATAAAATTCTTAATATAAGGATTTGGAACCCAACAGAAAAATGGTTCCAACGTGGATAACTCTAAGTCGTGATACGAATTTGGAAACATATGATGTGACAAAACATGGGAGATTCGCCAGTCCTTGTAGTTCATCAAGGTAAGATTGAAGGTATACATCCGCCAATTATCCTTGCGGTGGAAGTAATTATGTGCAATTATCACAGTCCAATTAACAAAGAGACCGGCAACTATTGCTAGGAGTTTGCTTCCGTAAAGGCTACTTGCCATTGAAAAGATAAACGATAGAGCAAGAATCGATGAGTGAATGAGctgtaaattaattaaattaattgtttaaGAAATGAATACTTCAGTTTCTTACATCTGATCTGGTGCTGTATTTCTTACAATCAATAGTCTTCAGCTGCTCTTTGACTCGTGATTTCAGAGTTCTATAGAAACCATCCTCTTCGAGAGATAACGTGATATTTCTAGGTTCTTTAGCATCTCGAACTTTATATTTGGCAAGCATTCTTTCTGGTGCATTTGTCAAATGGTGGGCCTCGAAGAGTTCAGTTATATCAGTGCCCTTTAAAATGATTACATTTTTATTCAAAGATCTATAGATAGCGTAAATTGTTTAAATAATACCTTGGTGAGTCGCAACCAGTCGGGACCACCTGGATGCCTGTTTATAAAGTCAGTCAGATCATAAATTGAGTCGTAGACGCGCCAGAGTCCTTCGGCATTATCATCTTTGCGTTTACCCTCGAGCCAGCTAAAAGTACAGGACAATAGTTTTATTGtaaattattatctttattataagagatttcaatcaatttattcctagtaaatttcaaaaatgcagtaatataCATTGTCAAGTTTTAATGAGCAATTTTTCAGAGAAGAGGAACGCAGCAGATAATCCGTGACCAGGATCCATTCAGGAAAAGCTATTTAATTCTAAGATTTCTACCAATACCAAACAAGTCACAAACCGGAGGCTCGGCGCTTCAGCAATgagaggttttgttgattttttatgtaaaaatgttCAACTACAGCTGGTTTCACTTATGTATAGCCTATAGGGTTCCATATTcatagtaaattttcaaaatatactgACTTTGTGTCCAGATTGTATAAGTCGTTAGAGCGCTGCTGGCGTAGGGGAggattgcggttcaaatctcactgctggcagaaggattttttttcatgaTTGGATGTCAGTAGGCTCAggtgtcaatgagtacctgaatcaaagtaataatcttgggcgaccgcaatgctgactacattgcctgtACTATAGTGTAttcttacggtcttgaatgaagtactctaatacacttcaaggctgtcatgcaatatggattgttgcgccaacgattattaactttatttgagcagatattgcaaCGGGAAGTATTTTGATCATagaccactatgattttttttacagatttttcgattaggtagtttctgagaacgggtccttgaaataattgacccctttcggacccccgcaAGCTTcccctttgcaatcaatgtcaaaactaatatctcgtgaagtactaatcgagacctttcatttgataccgctcatgactacattcgatgaaaaaaaattttacgctttttcaccaaattgcgtgttaatcggtatagtcgtttctagggagatgggtgtgacagacagatagacagacgggctGGACGGTATATTGAGTGTGGCTTGGAAGGCAGCGATAAAAATAGGACCGGAGAGGGAATCttcccgactcagtggaaaaagcaaatgcTGGTGCTGCTACCAAAGAGTGGTAAACCACCTGGTGAGCCATCGCCGTACCGTTCCATTTGTTTGCTGGACAGTAttggaaaattgttgaaatgcaacagactgctcccaatTGTAGAGGAAGCAGAAGGCATGTCCACACAACCATACGGTTTTCGTGCTGGTCGATCAATAAGTGAATGCTATCAACGCAGTGGCCAAATTCTcagaggaagcaattgcaggTATAAGGTGGCAGGGCGATACCAAAAAGTACACTGCTATCATCACCTTCGGTGTGAAGTATGCTTTCAACTTAGCACAATGGCAGCATATAGTAAGATCCTTAAGCCAGCTGAATGTGCCCACGTATATTCAGCTAATTGTCAAGGATTTTTCCGTGACACCGACGTAGGTCCAGTTGAATATTTAGTAAGCAGCGGAGTGCCTCAAGAGtcggtactgggcccactactctgGAGCATGATGTATGACTATATACTGCACAACAAACTCCCGCGACAAGTTACCCTTATTGGCTATAGACAACATCGCAATCGATACAGTAGACAAGCACCTGGAGGATATTGTTTCGGCATGTGAGACATCTGTTAGACTGATCAAGGATTGATTGGTATCACATGGATTAGTGTTGGCGGAATACAAAACTGAGGCTTTATTAGTCGGCAGTCGCAACCTAAAAAAGATTCTACGATTTCGTGTGGAAGCGCATGCAATAGAGTCCAAGAATTTCATCATTTGAACTACGCGGGCGAGAAAGCTGGGAAAGATCTAGCTGCGTTAACTGGCATAATGCCAAATATGAGAGGACCCAAACCACTGAAGAGGCTTTTGCTGGTCAGAGTGTGTTGATCCATTTTACTGTACGCAGCACCAGTTTGTACAAAAGCCTTTAATGTTTAGGCGaataggagaaaattatcttcagtaaATCGTCTGACCGCGTTAAGAATCGCTAGTGCATTCGAAACAacgtcagatgaagcagctttcgTAGTTGCAGGAATGGTGCcgattgatattttggctgatCAGGGCGTGGTAGGAACGTTAGGTGAACGTACAGGCTCATTTCAAGCATCTAGCTTTGGATTGTGACGTCCACTATCACTTAACTCAGTTTCTGACTGGATACCGtaggtatttacatcgttttggacatgacgaTTCTTCCTTCTGTtctttgtgtcctgaatgtccaaacgaatacgaggacccggagcacgtacTCCTCGTGTATCCAAAatttgcaaatgagagggaAAAGCTTGAACTTTTCTTGGCGAGTCGTGAAGACAATCACTTCGCAAATGCTCGAATCCCAGGAAGTATGGAATGTAGTTAGTGGCAACATAAGTTGTATACAAGAGGACCTTTGAACGTTAGAGTGCTTACGAAAAAGTCGCACCGTGGGAGTAAGCTGGTAAGGCTTTAACACGTCCTACGATGTAATGTCTCCAGATACTTCGGTGGGGTTTAGCGGGTGACTAGAGATCgttttagtgggttaaagtcCCCACCCTGGCTTTCATAAAAACATGGTAATAACCATTAGGGTCTTTTATTACAGGCTAGAGGAGAAAGAAAGAGCTCGCAAGGAACAACCAAAACCAGCTAAGGAAAGCATACCTTGAAAAATTTATAGTTCCAGTTGGAAGTATGAAATTAGAATTATCACTGTCTCGACTGAAATTGTCCTCAATAGCGAATATGTCATTATTCCAAACTAAAACCATTTAGCTGCTCTCATTTAATT
The window above is part of the Hermetia illucens chromosome 3, iHerIll2.2.curated.20191125, whole genome shotgun sequence genome. Proteins encoded here:
- the LOC119652931 gene encoding cytochrome b5-related protein-like, which gives rise to MTWKSSQISNKFPTYRNSAFITTHSWLEGKRKDDNAEGLWRVYDSIYDLTDFINRHPGGPDWLRLTKGTDITELFEAHHLTNAPERMLAKYKVRDAKEPRNITLSLEEDGFYRTLKSRVKEQLKTIDCKKYSTRSDLIHSSILALSFIFSMASSLYGSKLLAIVAGLFVNWTVIIAHNYFHRKDNWRMYTFNLTLMNYKDWRISHVLSHHMFPNSYHDLELSTLEPFFCWVPNPYIKNFIQRYISWIYFPFVYSVMTIMQYIKRTIYSIAKGVNIIELDDLLPFTIPLAMYVANSSCVFKILQLWLITLLSAGFSFGIIGLNAAHHHPEIVHEGDTMRNNRDWGLYQIDTIIDRGDLKGSQLLVLTHFGDHTLHHLFPTLDHGILPHLYPVLYQTIEDYEGEMRECSWLHHIIGQLKQLARITPNPNPPKK